The Cynocephalus volans isolate mCynVol1 chromosome 5, mCynVol1.pri, whole genome shotgun sequence genomic sequence AGTTACAAGCCCAACTATCCTGTTCTATCTTAAAAATTTAGGCAAGTATTTAATTCTATTCTGTAGTATGCTCCTGTTATTTACACTTAAAATAAGGATGCAGCACCCTcctcaacacatacacacacaaataaaaaacaaaatttagagtAAGATTACCATTCTTTGAAGAAGCCTCCTCTTCTCCTTAGTTTCACATTTTTCTCCTTAATACTTTTACATGTATCTATAGTTTGACAATCACAACTCTAACTTTCCTATTTCAAGCTCTCTTCCATTCTTTAACATTCTGTAAAGCATTCTTAAAGAACCATAAAGGGAATCTCTTAATGGAAAAAGGAGTCATACACATACCAAGTCTTATCAAGCAGTACTTTTACTAAAagttctgttatttttaatagtaaagttttaatattatattttcttataatattaaaattctcttgaagctatttaaaaatatttgaaaaggttTAATTATCCTAAATGGTTACAATTTGCTTTATGCTATAAATTTTTTGCCATCTCTGGTGAGAACTATAGTCACACTGCTGcagctgttttaaaaataggttATATCGATTAACAGTTCAAGACATGTTGGATATCCAACTGAATTTTAGTTATGAGGAATAGGTGAAAAGGTTCTTGTCAAAGGAATGTCAATTTGGCTCCAGGAGGCAAACTTTTCTGACAGTTTCTGTACAAAACAGGGGTTACTGAATAACTGCCCCTGTTGTTTAGTAATTGACCTTGACAGCAGTGAAAAATTGAGGAGAGAGGGTGTGCAGAGAGTTAACAAGAAGAACCTCAAGTAATAAAAAATGTCCATGAAGcaggaaaactgaaaaacacaGTAGAAGGAACATCGTTTCTGTCTAGTgacaaattttttcttatttggctAAAAAAAGAGTCACAGGACTAAAATGTACTGGATATATGCCAACTTTCCAACACAATGAAGAGAGGCAAAACTGAGAGATTTTGCTCATCTAATGGTAGGAATACCTGTTTGTCAATTTCAATGGCAGTTATTCCATAAAGGGATATATGTTAAATGCACACAGAAAGAAACTAagcacatattcattcattcatacctGGTTCATTTTTATAATGTGATTATCCACCAAGCATAGTGTCTTGTAGGTAGTCAAGAGTCAGCAATTTACccattcatttatataacatattcagcattttattttattttatttttttaatttaattaattaatttattaatttatttattttttctgaccagtaaggggatcacaacccttggcttggtgtcgtccgcacagcgctcagccagtgagcgcactggccatccctatataggatctgaacctgcagcctcggcccctgcgctcccagcgccgcactctcccgagtgagccacgggttcggcccagcATTATAAACACCTACTATATGTTGGTGATAAGCATACACCGGGGAAGAAAACAAAGTCCTTCACAGAGTTTACATTCTGGTATCACCAAGCAGCTTGCGTTCTCTGGCTGGAGCCTGGGGGATCAGTGATCCTAAAATATGTCAAGTGCCCAGGCTCTGAAGCCAGATGACCTGGGTTTTAAAGTgttctctgccacttactagccatgtgtCTTGACCccattttcttcatcattttggGCTTCAGTTacttcatcaataaaatgggaatagaatgagttaatatatgtgcATTCACACACACTAGCATACACACTCGCATGCATGAGTTAATATAAGTGCTCAGATCAGTGTTTGGCACTGATAGTAGCCATATGTGTCAGGTATTATCCTTGTTAAGAGAAATTGATCTAATTTTAACTCATGAGTAAACAATCCTTAATTATGGAGTTAAGGGGAGAGACCAGGGAAATCAAGACAACAAAACCTGAGGTACCAAACGCAAATAGACTATTGATGTTTGTAATATTTGTTCCAATAAGGTTGGAGAAGGCCAATGAGAGTATAACCCAGTGGTTAAGCTCGTTACTTACATCTCCGGCGTTCAGTTTCTGTGAAAGAGTGAGAACAGATCTCCTGCACAGGGGTTGTATGAGGATTAGAGGAAATGATGAGTATGAAGTGCTCGGCATAAAGCCCAGCTGAGagtgaacatttattaagtgGTGGCTATTACAGTCGTAACCTGATTATATTGAGTTGACATTTATTTAGATAGTTTTTGCTATTGcatttcaactcaaaaaggatttaAGGAAACTTTCAATTAGAGCATTTCTAACGACCATTAAATATTGGTGTCATTGAAAGAAAATACTATAATACTCAGTCAAATCAGGCAGGCTAAAGATTAATGTTGTTCCAAAGAAAAAGACCTTATTAGTAAGTTTTCTCAGTCTGTAAATACCAGAGTCTAGAAAGAATAGAGAGATTGTCCAACTAGTTAAATTTATAAAGTGGGATTAAATGCAACTAAactttcataaatttatttttgaatcacatcctgatatatttttaatactttattgccaaatttttgtatttttgcatctgtgttcacaAGTGAAATTGGCTTTTTTTAACTTTCCATATCTTGTTTTGGTAACAAGATTATAATTAGCCTCATAAATAGTTAAGCTtgccttatttttctgttttctagaatgatttgtttttttaaaaaaacaaagaagtgaGGTAGTATTCTCCATTTATTGAATTGTTTTgcattgtttgtttttggtggatggccagtacagggattgaaccctagaacttggggttatcagcatcattctctaaccaagtgagctaactggcccgccatatttattgaatatttaataaCACTCATGCAAAAACATCTAAGCCTAGAGTTTGTTTTTAGTTGTTGTCATTTatggatttcatttctttaactATATGTTTcactaaaaattatttcctcttgTGCCAGTATTGTTATTTCTCTATTTGTGCAAAAATGCAACCATTTATTTCATCAAGTCTTTCACATTTATTAGCATAAAGTTACTCAAAAcaatgatttctaatttttatctaTGTTAGATCAACAATTATTTACCCtttctttgatatttaatttgaatttatctctcttttttaattatcCTTGCCAGCAGTTTGTCTTAGTACTTTCAAAGCTTGTGATGTTATTAATCATCTAAAATTTCTGCTCTGAATTTCAAGGATTTTTGTTCTTACCTTAATTTGTTTCCTTCTTATTTCGTTAGCTTTGTGCCATTGATCTTTGTCTAGCTTCTTGAGTTGACCAATTTGTTAATTTCCTGAATAATGAGCAaatctgtaaatttcctccaaaCTACTGTTTTAATATGCCACAAAATTTGACATATAGTAACTTCAGTGTCATTTAGTTCTAAATAATTGAGATTTCCTTCATAAtttcttcctgattttctttGTAGTCCCAGGGACctattttgctttcctttccttttgtgaTTGACTACAGGGCTGAAGCTAACACTGACGAGCTGCAGTCTTTGATTCCAATAATTCTGCTCTGGGTGTGCACTGGAATGAAACGTTCAGAAATTTTGGACTCATAAAACCAAGCTTTACTATTGAGAGAATGTCATatgctttaagaaaaacaaatagccaaaaaatatAATGTGTAAATGTTCACAAAAATTTAGGTAGTTAAACGAAGGacaatttctcccttttctgggagaaaaaaatgtaatattgcTATACTAGTTTTGATCAagatttcaaaatactttaataaatCTGAAATTAACAAGCCATATTATTTTGGTGAGAGAAACAATATGAGTTTCAGAGAATTAGTAAGAATTTGATGAAGAAACAGTTTTGCAAGTATATTACAGATTATATTTTTGTGTTCATATTTGTAAAGAGGCATGAGTGTCAGAGAGAAAAAACCTtgaagacacattaaaaaaaaagacttgaatttCTGTTTAGCCACTATCTGTTATAATTCACAGGATCAAAATTGTTCTCCTTGAAATATaactgttttcttttgagaatccatttgtttttatttctgtaatactAATATCATtttattgccaaaaaaaaaaaaaaaacttttctaagATGCCAATACCACATAAATGAGAATGTTGTTCTAATACCAATAGAGCATTGACTATCACATCAATCTGGTAGATATTAGGCGTACTAACAGATTATTAAAAGTAAAGAAGAATATAAgacaaaatagggaaaaaaacagtgagcattttaaatttatcaaaatttgcaTCAGTGTACttacttaaaaatgtatatatatcaaaTCAAGAGTTTTCATTTTGTACCACATGACTATCCTGATGCAtttgtaaactgaaaataaacttatactaagaaacaaaaacaacttttttctttaaaaagtttggtTTTCTATTGAATTCTATCTGAACTACAAAGTTATATTAGAGTCTCAATAGACTAGTAAATAAGTGATTATATCAGCAAGGAAATGTTCACAAATCTGTTGTGATTTTGAAATACTAAAAATTTTAGTCATGGCTTTGGTGATGACAGTCTGTTGTGCTAGTTTTCtacaagcaaatgaaaatagaacAGATAGGGATGGCACTGAAAAAAATGCAACTTGACTTGAGGGTAAGCTGATACATTTAGAAAAAATTCTGATTCATTATTTCTAAGGAAGATTTTATGGGAAACTTCCTTTAAAAGCAGTTTCTTGGCTTAAATGGAAACTATGTTTTTCTCAGTGGTTTTTGATAACACTGAAAAGGAAAACGCAATTGACTTTGTGATTAAGTATATTTTAGGATGTACCACCTGTTTATCTCAAATGTTTATGATTATCTCTTTATCCCTACCCCATCTACTCCTCTATCTTTCTCTGTTTCACAGAAAAAATTATGACCTCAGCATCCAAAGGAATCCTCCGCCCATTTTTAATTGTCTGCATTATCCTGGGCTGCTTcatggcttgtcttctcatttacATCAAGCCCACCAACAGCTGGATCTTCAGTCCCATGGAGTCAGCCAGCTCAgtgctgaaaatgaaaaatttcttctCCACCAAGACTGAGTACTTTAATGAAACTACCATTCTGGTGTGGGTGTGGCCATTTGGGCAGACCTTTGACCTTACATCCTGCCAAGCAATGTTCAATATCCAAGGATGCCATCTCACGACAGACCGTTCACTGTACAACAAATCGCATGCTGTACTGATCCATCACCGAGACATCAGTTGGGATCTGACTAATTTACCTCAGCAGGCTAGACCACCCTTCCAGAAATGGATTTGGATGAATTTGGAATCACCAACTCACACTCCCCAAAAGAGTGGTATCGAGCACTTGTTCAATCTGACTTTGACTTACCGCCGTGACTCAGATATCCAAGTGCCTTATGGCTTCTTGACGGTGAGCACAAACCCCTTTGTGTTTGAAGTTCCAAGTAAAGAGAAGTTGGTGTGCTGGGTTGTAAGTAACTGGAACCCTGAGCATGCCAGGGTCAAGTATTACAATGAGCTAAGCAAAAGCATTGAAATCCATACCTATGGGCAAGCCTTTGGAGAATATGTCAATGATAAAAACTTGATTCCTACCATATCTACTTGTaaattttatctttcctttgaaaaCTCAATCCACAAAGATTACATCACAGAAAAGCTCTACAATGCTTTTCTGGCTGGCTCTGTACCCGTTGTTCTGGGGCCATCTAGGGAAAACTATGAGAATTATATTCCagcagattcattcattcatgtggaAGACTAtaactctcccagtgagctagcAAAGTATCTGAAGGAAGTCGACAAAAACAATAAGTTATACCTTAGTTACTTCAACTGGAGGAAAGATTTCACCGTAAATCTTCCACGATTTTGGGAATCACATGCATGCTTGGCTTGTGATCATGTGAAAAGGCATCAAGAATATAAGTCTGTTGGTAATTTAGAGAAATGGTTTTGGAATTAAAGTTTTCCATCATTTGTACACTGGCAAAATATTTTGATGAGATATCATCCAAGTTTTGagcataagaagagaaaaaacattctGCAGTTGtgtcacaatttatttttgtcaGCCTCTCTTGGGTAACATgtatattttgatggagatttttAAGAGCTCAGTATTAGCAATCATTCTATTTGGTCTTAAATTATCCTGTATATATTTAATTGTATGCACTGAAAAGGTAATTTATTCTTCACTATTATTTGTAAACAGTGTTTTTCACGTTTTTGTAGTTGTTCATAATGTAAATTTGTGACGATTGTTATTTCTACAATGATCAGCTGTTTAATCTGTTTGGGAAATGAAGATGcttatcttaaaatataaaagattttcaCTAAATATTATAATCTCTAGTTCCAA encodes the following:
- the FUT9 gene encoding 4-galactosyl-N-acetylglucosaminide 3-alpha-L-fucosyltransferase 9; the protein is MTSASKGILRPFLIVCIILGCFMACLLIYIKPTNSWIFSPMESASSVLKMKNFFSTKTEYFNETTILVWVWPFGQTFDLTSCQAMFNIQGCHLTTDRSLYNKSHAVLIHHRDISWDLTNLPQQARPPFQKWIWMNLESPTHTPQKSGIEHLFNLTLTYRRDSDIQVPYGFLTVSTNPFVFEVPSKEKLVCWVVSNWNPEHARVKYYNELSKSIEIHTYGQAFGEYVNDKNLIPTISTCKFYLSFENSIHKDYITEKLYNAFLAGSVPVVLGPSRENYENYIPADSFIHVEDYNSPSELAKYLKEVDKNNKLYLSYFNWRKDFTVNLPRFWESHACLACDHVKRHQEYKSVGNLEKWFWN